The following coding sequences lie in one Zingiber officinale cultivar Zhangliang chromosome 2B, Zo_v1.1, whole genome shotgun sequence genomic window:
- the LOC122048816 gene encoding two-component response regulator ORR23-like produces the protein MTLESDFPLGMRVLAVNDDPASLKSLENLLTRCQYNVVSEDERRETIAKAVAHGSCDYLLKPVRLQELRNIWTHVLRRKIVSTDNIYILQDERQQFLNVAVPDDKHKHKHKYKIRPIPTVTEHGRAKEAQRKRLRWTEELHHKFLATVHTLGLNKAVPKKIIELMKVDDLTLDHVSSHFQKYKLYVKKLSAVTGHHALVAAQTKLALGHDLVPLKTHQSIEIVPNSQPDLPQGVPASSELQDANTNHQTIGITDNYLLSYHSSQQQQQQQQAQLMDASGNNSFIGAIDNFPLETAGNFQPNWLQGLLVPSDHPNDNIPLEDGPQLANYSLLDPTEPFYDLIDFNSLNQLLQHDQTMQYDVAATEPTATVLSDLPSVLMTPLFGDSFNSDSDFSQILHPIISNDNNPNFGNHLMQSPQPEWHQTYDQNSSSSSMPNFEVTSTNLLHQASSEDDRNAMIKIHETGQVLQYASASEEGQ, from the exons ATGACACTCGAGAGCGATTTCCCTTTAGGCATGCGAGTTCTTGCCGTCAACGATGATCCCGCGAGCCTTAAGTCGTTGGAGAACCTCCTAACTCGATGTCAATATAACG TCGTATCAGAAGATGAAAGGCGAGAAACGATCGCTAAGGCGGTGGCTCACGGCAGCTGCGACTACTTGCTGAAGCCGGTGAGGCTTCAGGAGCTGCGCAACATATGGACGCACGTCCTAAGAAGGAAGATCGTATCCACCGACAACATCTACATTTTGCAAGATGAACGGCAGCAATTTTTAAATGTCGCGGTTCCGGacgacaaacacaaacacaaacacaaatacaagatcAGACCCATCCCTACAGTGACagaacacggccgtgccaagGAAGCCCAGAGAAAGAGACTGAGGTGGACCGAGGAACTGCACCACAAGTTCCTTGCTACTGTTCACACGCTCGGATTGAACA AGGCTGTGCCCAAGAAAATAATCGAACTCATGAAGGTTGACGATCTGACTTTGGATCATGTTTCTAGTCATTTCCAG AAATATAAGCTTTATGTCAAGAAGCTCAGTGCAGTCACAGGCCACCATGCTCTCGTAGCTGCTCAGACAAAACTGGCGCTAGGTCATGACTTGGTTCCTCTAAAAACCCATCAAAGTATCGAGATCGTGCCGAATTCCCAACCGGATTTGCCCCAAGGAGTGCCTGCATCATCTGAACTCCAAGATGCAAATACTAACCACCAAACTATCGGGATCACGGATAATTATCTACTGTCTTATCATTCGAgccaacaacaacagcaacaacaacaagcacaACTGATGGATGCAAGTGGAAACAACTCTTTCATTGGTGCCATTGACAACTTTCCTCTTGAGACCGCGGGGAATTTCCAACCAAATTGGCTTCAAGGATTGCTTGTGCCTTCTGATCATCCAAACGACAACATTCCTCTGGAAGATGGGCCACAACTCGCGAACTATTCTCTTTTGGATCCGACCGAACCTTTCTATGACTTGATTGACTTCAACAGTCTCAACCAACTTCTGCAGCATGATCAAACAATGCAATATGATGTTGCAGCAACTGAGCCAACTGCCACTGTACTAAGTGATCTTCCTTCAGTTCTGATGACACCGCTCTTCGGTGATTCGTTCAACTCCGACTCCGATTTCTCTCAAATTCTGCATCCGATCATCTCCAACGACAACAACCCGAACTTCGGTAACCATCTTATGCAGAGTCCTCAGCCGGAGTGGCACCAAACATATGACCAAAACTCCTCGTCCTCCTCAATGCCAAACTTTGAGGTAACTAGTACCAATTTGCTGCATCAggcatcatccgaagatgatcgcAACGCGATGATCAAGATTCATGAAACTGGCCAAGTTCTTCAGTATGCCTCTGCCTCTGAGGAGGGCCAGTAA